From the genome of Vitis riparia cultivar Riparia Gloire de Montpellier isolate 1030 chromosome 2, EGFV_Vit.rip_1.0, whole genome shotgun sequence, one region includes:
- the LOC117906579 gene encoding uncharacterized protein LOC117906579 yields the protein MKMHYTLKFNPRVIQDLEDEDDLDKVVSHSDDFANVYLVDLPCVEAIEPNIPNTELAIGGPPAPFPSSNASCDAILNTIMLSRGFVSRCADSEYTPLKSIRFREAILGSGHTFKNAEEFRNAIYQMSLGGRFEYKYKKNSPTHMSVKCLVEGCPWKITAHAVEGNVILRVHTYQVNHNHIAQDECSSKVKVSSKRGAVVVEDVFRTTRDYLPRQICKDFEHDHGVQLTYNQTLHLKEKAKKRIYGAPRESYTFVPWLCHRLREINPDTIAEYTSDESHFMQLFIAYAFSIQGFIKGCRPVLAIDSCHLSGPYKGAFLSVIAYDADDGMFPLALGVVSSENYEDWCWFLEKLKGVLDGKKVVIISDRH from the exons ATGAAGATGCACTACACCCTCAAGTTCAACCCCAGAGTcatccaagatttagaagatgagGATGACTTGGATAAGGTGGTTTCCCACAGTGATGACTTTGCAAATGTATACCTAGTAGACTTACCCTGTGTGGAAGCCATTGAACCAAATATACCGAATACAGAATTGGCAATTGG AGGTCCACCTGCGCCGTTTCCTTCCTCTAATGCATCATGCGATGCAATTCTTAATACTATAATGCTATCAAGAGGTTTTGTGTCGCGTTGTGCAGATAGTGAGTACACCCCTTTGAAATCGATTCGTTTTCGTGAGGCAATATTAGGGTCCggacatacatttaaaaatgcaGAGGAGTTTCGCAACGCAATTTACCAGATGTCATTAGGTGGAAGGTTTGAAtacaagtacaagaaaaattcTCCTACGCATATGTCTGTAAAGTGTTTGGTTGAGGGTTGTCCTTGGAAGATAACAGCTCACGCTGTCGAGGGAAATGTCATCTTGCGAGTTCATACTTACCAAgtgaatcataatcatatagctCAGGATGAGTGTTCATCTAAAGTCAAGGTTTCTTCAAAGAGAGGCGCGGTTGTTGTTGAAGATGTGTTTAGAACCACTCGAGACTATCTTCCCCGTCAAATTTGTAAGGATTTTGAACATGATCATGgagttcaattgacatataacCAAACATTGCACCTTaaagaaaaggcaaaaaagCGCATATATGGAGCTCCACGTGAGTCCTACACGTTTGTCCCTTGGTTATGCCATAGGCTAAGGGAAATCAACCCCGACACAATTGCGGAGTACACTTCCGACGAAAGTCACTTCATGCAATTGTTCATTGCCtatgcattttcaattcaagggttcATCAAGGGGTGTCGACCAGTATTGGCTATTGATTCTTGCCATCTAAGCGGACCATACAAGGGAGCTTTTTTGTCCGTCATTGCATATGATGCAGATGATGGAATGTTCCCTCTTGCCCTTGGTGTGGTCAGTTCAGAAAATTATGAGGATTGGTGCTGGTTTTTGGAGAAATTAAAGGGGGTCTTAGATGGTAAAAAAGTTGTTATTATATCTGATAGACATTAA